Proteins found in one Quercus robur chromosome 2, dhQueRobu3.1, whole genome shotgun sequence genomic segment:
- the LOC126715816 gene encoding histone H4, which produces MSGRGKGGKGLGKGGAKRHRKVLRDNIQGITKPAIRRLARRGGVKRISGLIYEETRGVLKIFLENVIRDAVTYTEHARRKTVTAMDVVYALKRQGRTLYGFGG; this is translated from the coding sequence atgTCAGGAAGAGGAAAGGGAGGCAAGGGTTTGGGAAAGGGAGGAGCGAAACGGCACCGTAAGGTTCTGAGGGATAACATCCAGGGAATTACCAAGCCTGCCATTCGGCGTTTGGCCAGGCGTGGCGGAGTCAAGCGTATCAGCGGTCTTATCTACGAGGAGACACGTGGCGTCCTCAAGATCTTCTTGGAGAACGTGATTCGCGATGCTGTGACCTACACCGAGCACGCTCGCCGCAAGACCGTTACTGCCATGGATGTTGTTTACGCTTTGAAGAGGCAGGGTAGGACTCTCTATGGGTTTGGAGGTTAA